Proteins encoded within one genomic window of Formosa agariphila KMM 3901:
- a CDS encoding vWA domain-containing protein has translation MEIWKDIDWEKFHFLRAEYLWYGLPVAIIILLCIFLYGESNAWKKHIAKHLQPYVIQKGTTWKSRLVYLFILLLFAIGFIGFLGPTWSEKKAPAKKVASKLVIALDLSQSMLTTDVSPNRLERAKFKINDFLDANPRAETALIVFAASTHTVIPFTTDYKIISDNLDGLQPHMMPQRGTGFRMLLQKLDTLFVNNKAPGKILLFTDDLDGIDPPALSALVQEHNVALNIYPMATPTGGHVPSFYNHKVALKDNGKVVNSALQADKVNALRGIEGITVVDMTLDKSDVTLLAEDISDHLIFEEKPKNEDEDWEDKGYLLVIPLMVLFLFCFRKGWSLLGVVLLVSLSSCTSDNPESKDKDNTEAFQYKDLWYTKAYQAQQEYDTKDYLAAAEGFKDPMRKGVSYYKGGNYVKAKQAFQQDSTASGQYNLGLTYVKLGDLEQAHAVFESVVKNNPEMAQAQQNLTSLEEAMAKQSGMSVDESEVEEDKPNAKNKKNDSMEDLSGGGQKATKKDMEKERAEEEAATGKRKGKELDELPDDFKSGKGAIPKNILMRKVDDDPALFLTRKFKYQVKKQQVDVEKTQTSW, from the coding sequence ATGGAGATTTGGAAGGACATAGATTGGGAAAAATTCCATTTTTTACGAGCCGAGTATCTTTGGTACGGACTTCCTGTGGCCATAATTATCTTGTTGTGTATCTTTTTGTATGGCGAAAGTAATGCCTGGAAAAAACACATTGCAAAGCATTTACAGCCTTATGTTATTCAGAAAGGAACAACTTGGAAATCTCGCCTTGTATACCTGTTTATTCTACTGCTTTTTGCAATTGGATTTATTGGATTTTTAGGACCAACTTGGAGTGAAAAAAAGGCGCCAGCAAAAAAGGTTGCTTCTAAATTAGTTATCGCACTAGATTTATCGCAGAGTATGTTAACTACAGATGTATCTCCAAACCGATTAGAGCGTGCTAAATTTAAAATAAACGATTTCTTAGATGCTAATCCTAGAGCAGAAACCGCTTTAATTGTGTTTGCTGCATCCACACATACCGTAATTCCATTTACAACAGATTATAAAATTATTTCAGATAATTTAGATGGATTACAACCGCATATGATGCCACAACGTGGTACAGGGTTTAGAATGTTGCTTCAAAAACTAGATACCCTTTTTGTTAATAATAAAGCGCCTGGTAAAATTTTATTATTTACAGATGATTTAGACGGTATAGATCCTCCTGCGCTAAGTGCACTAGTACAAGAACATAATGTTGCTTTAAATATTTATCCTATGGCTACACCAACGGGTGGGCACGTGCCATCGTTTTATAATCATAAAGTGGCATTAAAAGATAACGGAAAGGTGGTGAATTCTGCTTTACAAGCAGATAAAGTAAACGCATTACGCGGTATAGAAGGTATTACGGTTGTAGATATGACGTTGGATAAAAGTGATGTTACGTTATTGGCAGAAGATATTAGTGACCATCTTATTTTTGAAGAAAAGCCTAAAAATGAAGACGAAGATTGGGAAGACAAAGGGTATTTGTTAGTGATTCCTTTAATGGTTTTATTCTTGTTTTGTTTCAGAAAGGGATGGAGTTTATTAGGTGTCGTTTTACTCGTTAGTTTGTCTTCGTGTACGTCAGACAATCCGGAATCTAAAGATAAAGATAACACTGAAGCTTTTCAGTATAAAGATTTATGGTATACTAAAGCTTATCAAGCGCAACAAGAATACGATACTAAAGATTATCTCGCTGCTGCGGAAGGTTTTAAAGACCCGATGCGAAAAGGGGTGTCGTATTATAAAGGCGGTAATTACGTTAAAGCAAAGCAAGCGTTTCAACAAGATTCAACTGCCAGTGGACAATATAATTTAGGCTTAACATATGTGAAGTTAGGCGATTTAGAACAAGCTCATGCTGTTTTTGAAAGTGTTGTAAAAAATAATCCAGAGATGGCACAAGCGCAGCAGAATCTTACGAGTTTAGAGGAAGCTATGGCAAAACAATCTGGAATGTCTGTTGATGAAAGTGAGGTTGAAGAAGACAAACCTAATGCCAAGAATAAGAAAAACGATTCTATGGAAGACTTAAGTGGTGGTGGACAAAAAGCGACCAAAAAGGACATGGAAAAGGAGCGTGCTGAAGAAGAAGCGGCAACAGGTAAACGAAAAGGAAAAGAATTAGATGAGCTTCCAGACGATTTTAAATCTGGAAAAGGTGCAATTCCAAAGAATATATTAATGCGTAAAGTTGATGATGATCCTGCATTGTTTTTAACTCGAAAATTTAAATATCAAGTAAAAAAACAACAGGTGGACGTTGAAAAAACTCAGACCTCATGGTAA
- a CDS encoding M56 family metallopeptidase has protein sequence MDYLIKASAVLAIFYLVYIVWLQKETFFIGNRWYLLIGLIISALTPLVVIPIYINQVPQTLDLSQFTTVESTSKTSSLSWTTIASVIYFTGVVFFLIRFIIESLSLKTFLKSQNIKLKDGFNMSETIQDISPFSFFKTIVYNPNQFTDTELTHILNHEKVHARDYHSIDILISKLATIVFWCNPFIWLYKKALIQNLEFIADYKSIQQTHSTKTYQNVLLKTSVLTHQMPLTTNFYNSLIKKRILMLNTSKSKSIYTLKYVLIIPALVIFMINFNTKTIYAQSGSTASDAAPFKSTISILITKDHSDEMLESLENVLSSNNIDLKFKKIKRNSSNEIIAISITAKSDTEETNYKTDSNSTISPIKITYSDTEKSILIQVVAEDDSQVMFTSSKNASKVKANNKNSFIIPTSDGSSIVIKSSGAEFNDNDVMYISDDVKTTQKTTEKSKWDFQISEVEFSENLDSIKDEKTFNIPENSSVQLKSNLQEEPLILVDGKEISKTDMDNIDPNSIEQVNVIKDEKLTEKFGEKGKNGVVEISTKSSKSNSNPWKISPEVTELSTTGPQANVIYIIDGKESTQKEVDEINPDTIESINVIKDNNATAKYGDKAKDGIIEITLKKN, from the coding sequence ATGGACTATTTAATAAAAGCTTCAGCTGTTCTTGCCATATTCTATTTAGTCTATATTGTATGGCTACAAAAAGAAACCTTCTTTATAGGCAACCGTTGGTATTTACTAATCGGACTTATAATTTCAGCACTTACACCACTTGTGGTAATCCCTATCTACATTAACCAAGTGCCACAAACCTTAGATTTAAGTCAGTTTACAACTGTAGAGTCGACTTCAAAAACCTCTAGCTTATCTTGGACAACAATCGCAAGTGTAATCTATTTTACAGGTGTTGTGTTTTTTCTAATTCGATTTATAATTGAAAGCCTCTCACTTAAAACGTTTTTAAAATCTCAAAATATAAAATTAAAAGATGGTTTTAATATGTCTGAAACCATTCAAGACATTTCTCCGTTTTCATTCTTTAAAACCATTGTGTATAATCCGAATCAGTTTACAGACACAGAACTCACACATATTTTAAATCACGAAAAGGTACATGCTCGAGACTATCATTCTATAGATATATTAATTTCAAAATTAGCAACTATTGTGTTTTGGTGCAATCCATTTATTTGGTTGTACAAAAAGGCACTCATTCAGAATTTAGAATTTATAGCCGATTATAAATCAATACAGCAAACGCATTCAACAAAAACATATCAAAACGTATTACTAAAAACATCGGTGCTTACTCATCAAATGCCACTGACAACTAATTTTTATAATTCATTAATCAAAAAACGAATCCTTATGTTAAACACTTCAAAATCGAAATCTATTTACACATTAAAGTATGTACTTATAATACCTGCTTTAGTTATTTTTATGATAAATTTTAATACTAAAACGATATATGCACAAAGTGGCAGTACAGCTTCTGATGCTGCCCCATTTAAATCAACAATTAGTATTCTTATTACCAAAGACCATAGCGATGAAATGTTAGAATCTTTAGAAAATGTCTTATCAAGTAATAATATAGATTTAAAATTTAAAAAAATTAAGAGAAATTCTTCTAACGAAATCATTGCCATTTCAATTACAGCAAAATCTGATACGGAAGAGACAAACTACAAGACTGATTCTAACAGTACTATTTCTCCCATAAAAATAACTTATAGCGATACAGAGAAATCTATCCTTATACAGGTGGTAGCAGAAGATGATTCACAAGTTATGTTTACATCGTCTAAGAATGCATCTAAAGTTAAAGCAAATAACAAAAATTCATTTATAATCCCAACAAGTGACGGCTCGAGTATTGTTATAAAATCATCTGGAGCAGAATTTAACGACAATGATGTTATGTATATAAGTGATGATGTTAAAACCACTCAAAAGACTACAGAAAAATCTAAGTGGGACTTCCAGATTTCAGAAGTAGAATTCTCAGAAAATTTAGACAGCATAAAAGACGAAAAGACATTTAATATTCCAGAAAATTCATCGGTACAATTAAAATCTAATTTACAAGAAGAACCTCTGATACTTGTTGATGGTAAAGAAATTTCAAAAACAGACATGGATAACATAGATCCAAATTCTATAGAACAAGTAAATGTGATAAAGGATGAAAAATTAACCGAAAAATTTGGAGAAAAAGGGAAAAATGGTGTTGTAGAAATCAGTACCAAGTCTAGTAAAAGCAATTCAAATCCTTGGAAAATTAGTCCTGAAGTAACAGAATTAAGTACTACAGGACCTCAAGCAAATGTAATCTATATTATTGACGGCAAAGAATCCACTCAAAAAGAAGTGGACGAAATAAATCCTGATACTATTGAAAGTATAAATGTTATAAAGGACAATAATGCTACTGCAAAATATGGCGACAAAGCCAAAGATGGTATTATTGAAATCACACTTAAAAAAAATTAA
- a CDS encoding BlaI/MecI/CopY family transcriptional regulator encodes MQKLTNKEEEIMHILWRLEKAFVKDVLKEITDEKPHYNTLSTIIRNLEEKGYVGYTAYGKTHQYFPVVTKEAYRKRFMNSAIEHYFNNSYKNMVSFFAKEEKISVEELKEIINVIEKNQ; translated from the coding sequence ATGCAAAAACTAACAAACAAAGAAGAAGAAATTATGCATATTTTATGGAGGTTAGAAAAAGCTTTTGTGAAAGATGTTTTAAAAGAAATTACAGACGAAAAACCACATTACAACACTTTATCTACCATAATTAGAAATTTAGAGGAAAAGGGATATGTAGGTTACACAGCATACGGAAAAACACATCAATATTTTCCAGTGGTTACCAAAGAAGCCTACAGAAAACGTTTTATGAACTCTGCTATAGAGCACTATTTTAATAATTCGTATAAAAATATGGTTTCCTTTTTTGCTAAAGAAGAAAAAATTAGCGTTGAAGAACTGAAAGAGATTATAAACGTAATCGAAAAAAATCAATAA
- a CDS encoding calcium/sodium antiporter, translating into MSIVWVILGLILLVVGGEFLVRSSVALSFKLNISKIVIGMTVVSFATSAPELLVSLQAALDGAPDIALGNVIGSNIANIGLVLGITAMISPLAIDHGFYKLNWPVMMLLSIVLYFFLQSGLVLEFWEGAALFASLIIFLIVLIRSSAKDNSAVDEVDDSLQQTSNFKIVIWLLIGGAALYFGSEWLVRGAIDMATSLGVSERVISVTMVAIGTSVPELAASVIAALKKEKAISLGNLIGSNIFNIACVLGLTSMIQPINVNSPEILTNDIFWMLGFSAVLIPLVFLPKKFELGRLKGGLIFVAYVVFLFSTFAK; encoded by the coding sequence ATGAGTATAGTTTGGGTTATTTTAGGTTTGATATTATTAGTAGTAGGAGGTGAGTTTTTAGTACGCTCTTCGGTAGCTTTATCTTTTAAACTAAATATCTCTAAAATAGTAATAGGTATGACGGTGGTGTCTTTTGCGACATCTGCACCAGAGCTTTTAGTAAGTTTACAGGCTGCTTTAGACGGAGCTCCAGATATTGCTTTAGGAAATGTTATTGGCTCTAATATTGCTAATATTGGATTAGTATTAGGAATCACGGCTATGATTTCTCCTTTAGCTATAGACCACGGATTTTATAAACTAAATTGGCCTGTAATGATGTTATTGTCTATAGTGCTTTATTTCTTTCTGCAAAGTGGTTTAGTTTTAGAATTTTGGGAAGGTGCGGCTCTTTTTGCTTCGCTAATTATTTTCTTAATTGTACTAATAAGAAGTTCTGCTAAAGATAATTCTGCTGTAGATGAAGTTGATGATAGCTTACAGCAAACTTCTAATTTTAAAATAGTTATTTGGTTATTAATAGGTGGTGCAGCACTTTATTTTGGAAGTGAATGGCTAGTAAGAGGTGCCATAGATATGGCGACATCTTTAGGTGTTAGCGAACGTGTAATTTCTGTTACTATGGTTGCTATTGGTACTAGTGTGCCAGAATTAGCAGCATCTGTTATTGCTGCGCTTAAGAAAGAAAAAGCCATTTCGTTAGGAAACCTAATTGGTTCTAATATTTTTAATATTGCTTGTGTATTAGGGTTAACATCTATGATTCAGCCAATAAATGTGAATAGCCCAGAAATTTTAACTAACGATATTTTCTGGATGCTAGGATTCTCTGCAGTACTTATTCCTTTAGTATTCTTACCAAAGAAGTTTGAATTAGGCCGGTTAAAAGGAGGTTTAATATTTGTAGCCTATGTAGTCTTTTTGTTTTCAACTTTTGCCAAATAA
- a CDS encoding bestrophin family protein — MKIYNPKEWFKAVFYVTQSDTLKKLYPYLLLTSVFSGAVAYLELEFLNLSAKSWVNNITIVHSLLGFALSLLLVFRTNTAYDRWWEARKQWGSLTNVSRNLALKLNALLEDDDIALRHFYRKTIPMYSQSLFAFLRSDYTTFMLDENEHPELGDAFSRKKHGPNQVAALIFKKTNELYKNNKISGEQFLLLNNELEGLTNICGACERIKNTPIPHSYSTFIKKFIALYVATLPIGYVFSLGYFVILAVPFILYVLASLELIAEAIEDPFGNDFDDLPIEKMAENIKKHTQEVLHP, encoded by the coding sequence ATGAAAATATACAATCCCAAAGAATGGTTTAAGGCCGTATTTTATGTCACCCAATCCGATACATTAAAAAAGCTATATCCATATCTGTTATTAACGTCCGTATTTTCGGGAGCTGTAGCTTATCTAGAACTTGAATTTTTAAATCTATCTGCAAAAAGTTGGGTCAACAACATTACTATCGTTCATAGTTTATTAGGTTTTGCGCTGTCTCTTTTATTAGTTTTTAGAACAAACACCGCTTACGACAGGTGGTGGGAAGCTAGAAAACAATGGGGTTCGCTTACCAATGTAAGTCGAAATTTAGCCTTAAAACTTAATGCGCTTTTAGAAGACGATGACATTGCTCTACGTCATTTCTACAGAAAAACTATACCTATGTATTCGCAAAGTTTATTTGCTTTTTTAAGGTCAGATTACACCACCTTTATGTTAGACGAAAATGAACACCCCGAACTTGGAGATGCCTTTAGCAGAAAAAAACATGGTCCTAATCAAGTTGCTGCTTTAATTTTTAAAAAGACAAATGAGCTTTATAAAAACAACAAAATTTCTGGAGAACAATTTCTTTTGCTAAATAACGAATTAGAAGGTTTAACAAACATTTGCGGTGCCTGCGAACGCATTAAAAACACACCCATTCCACATTCTTACAGCACGTTTATTAAAAAATTCATTGCACTATACGTAGCAACTCTTCCTATTGGTTATGTGTTTTCTTTAGGTTATTTTGTAATACTGGCTGTACCTTTTATTCTGTATGTATTAGCATCGCTAGAATTAATTGCCGAAGCTATTGAAGATCCTTTTGGAAATGATTTCGATGATTTACCAATAGAAAAAATGGCAGAAAACATAAAGAAACACACGCAAGAAGTGTTACACCCTTAG
- a CDS encoding BatD family protein, which produces MKYKITCLLFLLNCYFGFSQQLLSYVQTNHDEAYIGQPIQMTVSVYSSTWFTSGIDVGNIQVEGALTVFFRSVTNSRTINNKKFAGVDFIYNVFPTEEGSISIPELEIHVESPKEGGYQGIKHVLHTKPKTISVKGVPMGYNPNNWLVSSNLTIHENWNPNVKQVKVGDVLQRSISRTASGTLGEFIPAVVWDSVSGVSIYPKRPSVNTNKTKTYVSASQTEAANYLFEKEGKVTLPRIEFMYWNYNNNRFYKKYIDSVTIDVAPNPDLSMLASAKRELEAETAAVPEEDQPFLILGLPVKTFIKYLIFGLIGLFLVYKFIRWAIRFGTKRYKAYRASEAYAFKKLKREINHNHQFAVLNALKVWLLKLNPEIPSMDGFIKRYGNDDLLLQYNQLERRMLQDGKSSYNASAFKKGLVSARTAYLNHLKLKPEASQTKDVKSKWLNPTISKNRF; this is translated from the coding sequence ATGAAATATAAAATAACATGCCTTTTGTTCTTGCTGAATTGTTACTTTGGTTTCAGTCAGCAGTTATTGAGTTATGTTCAGACCAATCATGATGAAGCTTATATTGGGCAGCCTATTCAAATGACGGTTTCGGTATATTCTAGTACTTGGTTTACCTCTGGGATAGATGTTGGAAATATTCAGGTTGAAGGCGCTTTAACCGTGTTTTTTAGATCGGTTACCAATTCTAGAACTATAAATAACAAGAAATTTGCAGGAGTAGATTTTATTTATAATGTGTTTCCAACCGAGGAAGGCTCAATTAGTATTCCAGAATTAGAAATCCATGTCGAATCGCCTAAAGAAGGTGGTTACCAAGGGATTAAGCACGTGTTACACACTAAACCTAAAACCATTTCGGTAAAAGGTGTGCCTATGGGCTACAACCCTAATAATTGGTTAGTGTCTAGTAATTTAACGATTCATGAAAACTGGAACCCAAATGTTAAACAAGTTAAAGTCGGCGATGTTTTACAACGTAGTATTAGCAGAACGGCTTCGGGGACTTTGGGAGAGTTTATTCCAGCTGTAGTTTGGGATAGTGTTTCTGGCGTTAGTATTTACCCTAAACGTCCTTCTGTAAATACCAATAAAACTAAAACTTACGTATCGGCGAGTCAAACTGAAGCCGCTAATTACTTGTTCGAAAAAGAAGGGAAAGTTACCTTACCTCGTATCGAGTTTATGTATTGGAATTACAACAACAATAGGTTCTATAAAAAATATATAGACTCTGTTACCATAGATGTTGCGCCAAACCCAGATTTGAGCATGTTGGCTAGTGCTAAACGTGAATTAGAAGCAGAAACTGCTGCAGTTCCTGAAGAAGACCAACCGTTTTTAATTTTAGGATTGCCAGTAAAGACTTTTATAAAATATCTTATTTTCGGACTTATTGGTTTGTTTTTGGTGTACAAATTTATACGTTGGGCAATTAGATTCGGAACGAAGCGCTATAAAGCTTATAGAGCGTCTGAAGCTTATGCCTTTAAAAAATTAAAACGTGAGATTAACCACAATCATCAATTTGCTGTTTTAAACGCCTTAAAAGTTTGGTTACTTAAACTGAATCCGGAGATACCAAGTATGGACGGTTTTATTAAGCGCTATGGTAACGATGATTTGTTACTTCAATACAATCAGTTAGAAAGACGTATGTTGCAGGATGGTAAATCGAGCTATAATGCTTCAGCCTTTAAGAAAGGATTGGTCTCGGCGAGAACAGCGTATTTAAATCACTTGAAATTAAAACCAGAAGCGAGTCAAACTAAAGATGTAAAATCGAAATGGCTAAATCCTACAATTTCTAAAAATAGGTTTTAG
- a CDS encoding glutamine synthetase beta-grasp domain-containing protein has protein sequence MAKIKLEYIWLDGYFPTQNLRSKTKVEEHEDFKGTLEEIGNWSFDGSSTRQAEGGSSDCLLVPVAIYPDPDRINGWLIMTEVMNADGTPHVSNGRATIDDDDNDFWFGFEQEYFIMDNKTQKPLGFPIGGYPAPQGMYYCSVGGKNTHGRDFVEEHADLCIEAGLNFEGINQEVASGQWEYQLFAKGAKKAGDEIWISRYLLDRLTEKYGYYIEYHPKPLGKDMDWNGSGMHANFSNSILRTCGDKEVYAAICEAFRPRVKEHIEVYGEFNDQRLTGLHETAAITDFSWGISDRGASIRIPLIVVEKGWKGWLEDRRPASNADPYKIAAEIVTTVKGAKL, from the coding sequence ATGGCTAAGATTAAATTAGAGTACATCTGGTTAGATGGATACTTTCCAACTCAAAACTTGAGAAGTAAAACAAAAGTAGAAGAGCATGAAGATTTTAAAGGAACTTTAGAAGAGATCGGAAACTGGTCTTTTGATGGGTCTTCAACACGACAAGCTGAAGGAGGTTCTTCTGACTGTCTATTAGTCCCAGTCGCAATTTATCCAGATCCAGACCGTATTAATGGATGGTTAATTATGACTGAAGTTATGAATGCTGATGGAACTCCACACGTATCTAACGGTAGAGCTACAATTGATGATGATGATAATGATTTCTGGTTTGGTTTTGAGCAAGAATATTTCATCATGGATAATAAAACACAAAAACCTTTAGGATTCCCTATCGGTGGTTATCCTGCTCCTCAAGGAATGTATTACTGTTCTGTAGGTGGTAAAAACACTCACGGAAGAGACTTCGTTGAAGAACATGCTGATTTATGTATCGAAGCTGGTTTAAACTTTGAAGGAATTAACCAAGAGGTTGCTTCTGGACAATGGGAATACCAATTATTCGCTAAAGGTGCTAAGAAAGCTGGAGATGAAATTTGGATTTCTAGATACTTATTAGACCGTTTAACAGAAAAGTACGGATACTACATAGAATACCACCCAAAACCATTAGGTAAGGATATGGACTGGAATGGTTCAGGTATGCACGCTAACTTCTCTAACAGTATTTTAAGAACATGTGGAGATAAAGAAGTTTACGCAGCAATCTGTGAAGCTTTCAGACCAAGAGTAAAAGAACATATTGAAGTTTACGGTGAGTTTAACGACCAACGTTTAACAGGTTTACACGAAACAGCAGCTATTACAGATTTCTCTTGGGGAATTTCAGATAGAGGAGCTTCAATTCGTATTCCATTAATTGTAGTCGAAAAAGGCTGGAAAGGATGGTTAGAAGATAGACGTCCTGCTTCAAACGCAGATCCATACAAAATTGCAGCGGAAATTGTTACAACAGTTAAAGGTGCTAAATTATAA